The Melitaea cinxia chromosome 6, ilMelCinx1.1, whole genome shotgun sequence genome has a window encoding:
- the LOC123654165 gene encoding mitotic spindle assembly checkpoint protein MAD2A, producing the protein MSQQQTKNCITLRGSAQIICEYLKFAINSVLFQRGLYPPETFKAAQQYGITLLLSEDPQIKAFLNNLLSQSEEWILNKKVSKLSLIILNVANKEILECWDFNVQYEDGDAALTKEKNETVGSKELKKIQQEIRDVMLQVAATISYLPFLDCRCSFDVLVHAKMSCDIPEKWAEAEPVAIANAQNVQLKSFSTSLHKMETVVSYKLAD; encoded by the exons ATGTCTCAacaacagacaaaaaattgtataacGCTGCGGGGCTCAGCACAAATTATATGTGAATATTTAA AGTTCGCTATAAATTCGGTATTgttccaaagaggtttgtatcCACCGGAAACGTTTAAAGCTGCGCAACAATACGGTATCACCTTACTTCTGTCTGAAGATCCACAAATTAAGGCTTTTCTTAATAATCTGTTGTCGCAAAGTGAAG aatggattttaaataaaaaagtaagtaaactctccttaataatattaaatgtagcAAACAAAGAAATATTAGAATGTTGGGATTTCAACGTCCAGTATGAAGATGGTGACGCAGCTTTAACCAAAGAGAAAAACGAAACCGTCGGTAGTaaagaattaaagaaaatacaaCAGGAAATTAGAGATGTAATGTTACAAGTCGCTGCAACTATATCTTACCTACCGTTCTTAGATTGTCGGTGTTCGTTTGACGTTCTAGTACATGCTAAGATGAGCTGCGATATTCCAGAGAAATGGGCAGAGGCCGAGCCAGTAGCAATAGCAAATGCTCAAAATgtacaattaaaaagtttttcaacCAGCCTTCATAAAATGGAAACTGTCGTTAGTTATAAACTTGCagattag
- the LOC123654164 gene encoding SET domain-containing protein 4, which yields MGRTQRKRRRKNLLKFYSCNNEKDLVQLNAWLAKEGVRYNKKLVLAVFNDTGRGVLTKKKIKAGEELINLPLNLTINVTSLLMDVVFCKVFLENNIPCLLKYSRKVSFQSLMAFYLVYLRSQGQKCKWYIYLESLPKIYTVPYFLPNEIKKYIDDEINSVIIKQRNIIENTFYIFEELLKNTTCISDIVQNFRSYFSLCNYEWAYFTVNTRCVYMDLTKVIDLKNIESSILSLINDNTKISLCPYLDMINHSPTSRNETKLLVNKEVGVTPITNLNENIFSDVRFSIYTKNNFDPYTQVFICYGDSHNLKLITEYGFCLPSNDIDFVSFHFDKINIFLNSVGIKLSNDQTAFISNHGLNKELYIDLRGLSFNFYGLLMVVKYYYDKNIDISRLIYSAAICSDDRILIEFIKPMVKERLVNIQSALSKLGSFSKCFILDNCIELMCQYVKILEKFIKC from the coding sequence atGGGTCGAACTCAACGAAAAAGGCGACGTAAAAATTTGCTCAAGTTTTATTCCTGCAATAATGAAAAGGATTTAGTGCAATTAAACGCCTGGTTAGCGAAGGAAGGAGTTCGATACAATAAAAAACTCGTACTGGCCGTTTTTAATGATACTGGCAGGGGAGTGTTgacgaaaaagaaaataaaggcGGGAGAAGAACTAATCAATCTCCCGCTTAATTTAACTATTAACGTAACTAGTTTATTAATGGATGTTGTATTTTGTAAAGTGTTTTTAGAGAACAATATTCCTTGTTTACTGAAATATAGTCGTAAGGTGTCGTTTCAATCGCTTATGGCATTTTATCTAGTGTATTTAAGATCGCAAGGACAAAAATGCAAGTGGTACATTTATTTAGAGAGCTTGCCGAAGATTTATACTGTACCATATTTCTTGcccaatgaaataaaaaaatatatagatgatGAAATTAATTCTGTGATTATAAAGCAAAGAAATATTATCGAAaatacgttttatatttttgaagaacttttaaaaaacacTACATGTATTAGTGATATCGTTCAGAATTTTAGatcatatttttcattatgtaATTACGAATGGGCCTATTTTACAGTGAACACGAGATGCGTTTACATGGACCTAACAAAAGTGATAGACTTGAAAAATATTGAAAGTTCTATTCTATctttaattaatgataatacTAAGATATCATTATGTCCATATCTAGACATGATAAACCACAGCCCAACCTCGAGAAACGAAACAAaacttttagtaaataaagaaGTAGGAGTTACACCGAtcacaaatttaaatgagaataTATTTTCCGATGTTAGATTTTCTATTTACACAAAGAATAATTTCGATCCATATACACAAGTTTTCATATGTTACGGTGACAGTCATAACTTGAAATTGATCACGGAATACGGCTTTTGTCTACCTTCAAACGATATAGATTTTGTGTCGtttcattttgataaaattaatatatttttaaactctgTGGGCATTAAGCTATCCAATGATCAAACAGCTTTCATCAGTAACCACGGACTGAATAAGGAATTGTATATAGATTTAAGAGgcttaagttttaatttttatggttTATTGATGgtagttaaatattattatgacaaaaatatagatataagtAGGTTAATATATTCTGCTGCAATATGTTCCGACGATAGAATCCTAATAGAATTTATAAAGCCAATGGTCAAAGAAAGACTTGTAAATATTCAGTCTGCATTAAGTAAGCTAGGTAGTTttagtaaatgttttattttagacaattgtattgaactcatgtgtcagtatgttaaaatattagaaaagtttattaaatgttaG